One window of Solwaraspora sp. WMMA2056 genomic DNA carries:
- a CDS encoding lysophospholipid acyltransferase family protein: MSGPGTFWRPRSGCGHGCLPPPRSVPAAGVPRRAVRLAGVLAMLAVGGALLLWLPVSPRRWRPTVGTWWARGLLRALGVRLRLVGARPRTAALLAVNHVSWLDTLAILAVSPARMLAKVEVRRWPVVGALARAGGTIFIDRERPRTLPDTVAAVGAVLRCGGQVAVFPQATTTCGTTGLTLAGGAASGGGRCSAGTASVMPFRPALFQAALDAGVPVVPVGLTYHLVGAAGPAADDPVPTSVAAFIGDEALWPSVRRVLGLRGLAVTVEVAAPVPPQRAPHRRTLARLSDRVGRPDRADLDLVG; the protein is encoded by the coding sequence GTGAGCGGCCCGGGCACGTTCTGGCGGCCCCGTTCCGGTTGTGGCCACGGCTGCCTGCCGCCGCCGCGCTCGGTGCCCGCCGCCGGTGTGCCCCGTCGGGCCGTCCGGCTGGCCGGGGTCCTCGCCATGCTTGCCGTCGGTGGTGCCCTGCTGCTCTGGCTGCCGGTGTCGCCCCGACGGTGGCGGCCGACCGTCGGCACCTGGTGGGCGCGGGGCCTGCTGCGGGCGCTCGGCGTGCGGCTGCGGCTGGTCGGCGCCCGACCCCGTACGGCGGCGCTGCTGGCCGTCAACCACGTCTCCTGGCTGGACACCCTGGCAATCCTCGCGGTGTCCCCGGCCCGGATGCTGGCCAAGGTCGAGGTCCGGCGGTGGCCGGTCGTCGGCGCGCTGGCCCGCGCCGGTGGGACCATCTTCATCGACCGGGAGCGCCCCCGGACCCTGCCGGACACCGTCGCCGCCGTTGGTGCCGTACTGCGCTGCGGCGGGCAGGTCGCGGTCTTCCCACAGGCCACCACGACCTGCGGGACCACCGGTCTGACCTTGGCTGGCGGCGCCGCCTCGGGCGGCGGCAGGTGCAGTGCCGGTACGGCGTCGGTGATGCCGTTCCGGCCGGCGCTGTTCCAGGCGGCGCTCGACGCCGGGGTGCCGGTGGTGCCGGTCGGGTTGACGTACCACCTGGTCGGTGCGGCCGGGCCGGCCGCCGATGACCCGGTGCCGACCAGCGTGGCGGCGTTCATCGGCGACGAGGCGCTGTGGCCGTCGGTCCGGCGGGTGCTGGGACTGCGCGGTCTGGCCGTCACCGTCGAGGTGGCCGCGCCGGTGCCGCCGCAGCGGGCGCCGCACCGGCGTACCCTTGCCCGGTTGTCCGACCGCGTCGGCCGCCCGGACCGCGCGGACCTGGACCTGGTCGGCTGA
- a CDS encoding GNAT family N-acyltransferase, producing MSTATAPVATSEYTVSLAEDAEQVAAAQRLRHQVFTAEFGAGSVGTHPDRDVDEFDDHCDHLVVRHTRTGAVVGTYRLLPPDRARLLGRRYADAEFDTRPLRLLDDHLVEAGRSCVHPDHRGGAVINLIWSGIARYLRSRNLRWLGGCASVPLADGGLAAHAVWREVRGAHLSPPLLRVRPRRPWLAETEPATVRVTAPAGAAAALASAPARGPRTVMPPLLRGYLRLGAWVCGEPAHDPVFGVADLYVLLSLDRMDPRYLRHFLESR from the coding sequence TTGTCGACTGCCACCGCACCCGTCGCCACCAGCGAATACACCGTTTCCCTCGCCGAGGACGCCGAACAGGTCGCCGCCGCGCAACGACTGCGGCACCAGGTGTTCACCGCCGAGTTCGGTGCCGGGTCGGTCGGCACGCACCCCGACCGTGACGTCGACGAGTTCGACGACCACTGCGACCACCTCGTCGTGCGGCACACCCGTACCGGGGCGGTGGTCGGCACGTACCGGCTGCTGCCGCCGGACCGGGCCCGGCTACTCGGCCGCCGCTACGCCGACGCCGAGTTCGACACCCGGCCGCTGCGGCTGCTCGACGACCATCTGGTCGAGGCCGGCCGGTCCTGCGTACACCCCGACCACCGGGGTGGCGCGGTGATCAACCTGATCTGGTCCGGGATCGCCCGCTACCTGCGGTCGCGCAACCTGCGCTGGCTGGGTGGCTGCGCCTCGGTGCCGCTGGCCGACGGCGGCCTGGCCGCGCACGCCGTCTGGCGGGAGGTCCGCGGTGCCCATCTCAGCCCGCCGTTGCTGCGGGTACGGCCGCGCCGACCGTGGCTCGCCGAAACCGAACCCGCGACGGTACGGGTGACGGCCCCGGCGGGTGCCGCGGCGGCGCTTGCGTCGGCGCCGGCCCGGGGACCCCGTACCGTCATGCCGCCGCTGCTGCGCGGCTACCTGCGTCTGGGTGCCTGGGTCTGCGGCGAACCGGCCCACGACCCGGTGTTCGGCGTCGCCGACCTGTACGTGCTGCTGTCGCTGGACCGGATGGACCCCCGCTACCTGCGGCACTTCCTGGAGTCACGGTGA
- a CDS encoding ABC transporter ATP-binding protein: MSDGRIVVSGLTKQYRTVRAVDNLSFTVEPGRVTGFLGPNGAGKTTTLRMLLNLVTATSGTATIDGQRYADLSEPLRHVGAVLEASSAHKGRTGINHLRVICAAAGLPRERAAQTLAMVGLEPAAKRKFKGYSLGMRQRLGIAAAMLGDPKVLILDEPANGLDPEGIRWMRDLLKSFAAQGRTVLVSSHLLAEMQLLADDVVIIAAGRLVRHGPVAEVMASMSGAAAVRVRTPHADRLTPALTKASATVTPTPDGALLVTGVDAPTVGRTALAEGVELHELTTERPDLERVFLELTSAKAAIR; encoded by the coding sequence ATGTCGGACGGACGCATCGTCGTCTCCGGGCTGACAAAGCAGTACCGCACCGTGCGGGCGGTCGACAACCTGTCGTTCACCGTGGAGCCCGGTCGGGTGACCGGGTTCCTCGGACCCAACGGCGCGGGTAAGACGACCACGCTGCGGATGCTGCTCAATCTGGTCACCGCGACCAGCGGTACGGCGACGATCGACGGTCAGCGCTACGCCGACCTGTCGGAGCCGCTGCGCCACGTCGGTGCCGTGCTGGAGGCCTCCAGCGCGCACAAGGGCCGGACCGGGATCAACCACCTGCGGGTCATCTGCGCGGCGGCCGGGCTGCCCCGCGAGCGGGCCGCGCAGACCCTGGCGATGGTCGGGCTGGAGCCGGCGGCCAAGCGCAAGTTCAAAGGCTATTCCCTAGGGATGCGCCAGCGGTTGGGCATCGCCGCGGCGATGCTCGGCGACCCGAAGGTGCTGATCCTCGACGAGCCGGCCAACGGGCTCGACCCGGAGGGCATCCGGTGGATGCGCGATCTGCTCAAGTCGTTCGCGGCACAGGGTCGTACGGTGCTGGTCTCCAGTCACCTGCTGGCCGAGATGCAGCTGCTCGCCGACGACGTGGTGATCATCGCCGCCGGTCGGCTGGTCCGGCACGGCCCGGTCGCCGAGGTGATGGCGTCGATGTCCGGTGCGGCGGCCGTCCGGGTCCGTACCCCGCACGCCGACCGGTTGACCCCGGCACTGACCAAGGCCAGCGCCACGGTGACGCCGACGCCGGACGGCGCGCTGCTGGTCACCGGGGTGGACGCGCCGACTGTCGGGCGTACCGCGCTGGCCGAGGGCGTGGAGTTGCACGAGCTGACTACCGAACGGCCCGACCTGGAGCGGGTCTTCCTGGAACTGACCAGCGCGAAGGCGGCCATCCGATGA
- a CDS encoding ABC transporter permease subunit has product MNLVRSELLKIGTTSTWWIFGLISLPLWGLTLLVNYVQTTILADPANRAQVTGDNAEVLEAVSDGPVLAANLYTNGQFFGLLIVMLLGVIVVTNEYFHQTATTTFLTSPRRTEVILAKLAAASLLGLLFWLVTTVMNLIVGALLLNVLDVGTQLGTGTVWEAVGLNALAYLLWANFGVGFGVLIRSQLGATVSAILLYLGGYLGAAIILTTLAARFGDWINDLQLLVPSLASQLMVAGTDLPGSPPRWAGALILIGYALLTGIVGTMITRRRDIS; this is encoded by the coding sequence ATGAACCTGGTACGGAGTGAGCTACTGAAGATCGGCACCACCAGCACCTGGTGGATCTTCGGCCTGATCTCGCTGCCGCTGTGGGGGCTGACCCTGCTGGTCAACTACGTGCAGACGACCATCCTCGCCGACCCGGCCAACCGCGCGCAGGTGACCGGCGACAACGCCGAGGTCCTGGAGGCGGTCAGCGACGGGCCGGTGCTGGCCGCCAACCTCTACACCAACGGTCAGTTCTTCGGGCTGTTGATCGTGATGCTGCTCGGCGTGATCGTGGTGACCAACGAGTACTTCCACCAGACCGCGACGACCACCTTCCTGACCAGCCCACGCCGTACCGAGGTGATCCTGGCGAAGCTGGCCGCCGCGTCCCTGCTCGGGCTGCTGTTCTGGCTGGTCACCACGGTGATGAACCTGATCGTCGGCGCGCTGCTGCTCAACGTCCTCGACGTGGGCACGCAACTGGGCACCGGCACCGTCTGGGAGGCGGTCGGGCTGAACGCGCTGGCGTACCTGCTGTGGGCCAACTTCGGGGTCGGGTTCGGGGTGCTGATCCGCAGCCAGCTCGGTGCCACGGTCTCGGCGATCCTGCTCTACCTGGGCGGCTACCTGGGCGCGGCGATCATCCTGACCACCCTCGCCGCCCGGTTCGGCGACTGGATCAACGACCTGCAGCTGCTGGTGCCGTCGCTGGCCTCGCAGTTGATGGTCGCCGGGACCGACCTGCCCGGCAGCCCGCCCCGTTGGGCGGGCGCGCTGATATTGATCGGTTACGCGCTGTTGACCGGCATCGTCGGCACAATGATCACCCGGCGGCGCGACATCTCCTGA
- a CDS encoding multifunctional oxoglutarate decarboxylase/oxoglutarate dehydrogenase thiamine pyrophosphate-binding subunit/dihydrolipoyllysine-residue succinyltransferase subunit: MSTQQTSQNNPLAGFGPNEWIVDEMYQKYLTDPGSVDPAWHDFFADYDRARPASPTEATAATATATAARAGTDAPAAQRSVDRPDTGTDRPAAPAATGGRSGSAAKAAGAARTDTSSTPAAPAKGATKGTEKAPARATTTATKSTAKAAPAKGAGTKGATADPAAGAGGSRQTPLRGVAARIVQNMDASLTVPTATSVRAVPAKLLVDNRIVINNHLARGRGGKVSFTHLIGYALVRALAEHPELNNSFAEVDGKPHMVAPEHVNLGIAIDLAKPDGSRTLVVPSIKACEQMDFRQFWQAYEDVIRRARRNELTMEDYGGTTISLTNPGGIGTVHSQPRLMTGQGAIIGVGAMEYPAPYAGMSSETLADLAVSKVITLTSTYDHRIIQGAQSGEFLKVMHELILGEHGFYDQIFTSLRIPYEPVRWMRDVAVSSEGQINKTARVNELIHAYRVRGHLMADTDPLEFKIRKHPDLDVLQHGLTLWDLDRTFPVDGFAGKQRMMLRQILGVLRDSYCRRVGVEYMHIQDPEERRWIQERIERGYEKPDAGEQKHILNRLNAAEAFETFLQTKYVGQKRFSLEGGESLIPLLDEILQSSARADLDEVVIGMAHRGRLNVLANIVGKPYEKIFSEFEGHLDPKSTQGSGDVKYHLGQVGKFTTPDGEHGITVSVTANPSHLEAVDPVLEGIVRAKQDRIDLKLEGYTVLPLLVHGDAAFAGQGVVAETLNLSQLRGYRTGGSVHVVVNNQVGFTTAPEYSRSSLYSTDVARMIQAPIFHVNGDDPEAVVRVARLAFEYRQAFNKDVVIDLVCYRRRGHNEGDDPSMTNPLMYAIIDSKRSVRKLYTEELIGRGDITVTDAEELLRDYQTQLEQVFKATRDAAASATSRMPARQPEPEPEVATAVDAAAIAAVGEAHVDLPEGFTPHKRIQQLLERRAKMAVSGDIDWGFGEILAFGTLLADGVTVRLAGQDSRRGTFVQRHASVVDARTGNDYLPLASLVTDESRFFVHDSLLSEYAAMGFEYGYSVENPEALVLWEAQFGDFVNGAQSIVDEFVSSGEVKWGQRSALTLLLPHGHEGQGPDHTSGRPERYLQLCAEDNMRVAIPSTPANYFHLLRRQALSPKRKPLVVFTPKSLLRHKLCVSSVADFTTGTFQPVLPDPVAASRPEAIKRVLLCSGKVYYDLLAARAERHAVTGGNGQLDTDTAIIRVEQLYPLPVEQLRATLAALPNAEDFAWVQEEPANQGAWSFVALNLLEHLDGVRLRRISRPAAAAPAVGSTKLHDVEQAALIDAALPRR; encoded by the coding sequence GTGTCGACCCAGCAGACTTCGCAGAACAATCCGCTGGCGGGTTTCGGCCCGAACGAGTGGATCGTCGATGAGATGTACCAGAAGTATCTCACCGATCCCGGCAGTGTCGATCCCGCTTGGCACGACTTCTTCGCCGATTACGACCGGGCGCGGCCCGCCTCACCGACCGAGGCGACCGCCGCCACCGCCACCGCCACGGCGGCGCGGGCCGGCACCGACGCTCCGGCCGCCCAACGGTCGGTCGATCGGCCCGACACCGGCACCGACCGACCGGCGGCCCCGGCGGCCACCGGTGGCCGCAGCGGTTCGGCTGCCAAGGCCGCCGGCGCCGCCCGCACCGACACGTCGAGCACCCCGGCGGCCCCGGCCAAGGGCGCGACGAAGGGCACCGAGAAGGCGCCGGCCCGGGCCACCACCACCGCGACGAAGTCCACCGCCAAGGCCGCCCCGGCGAAGGGCGCCGGCACGAAGGGCGCCACCGCTGACCCGGCTGCCGGGGCCGGCGGCAGCCGGCAGACGCCGCTGCGCGGTGTCGCCGCCCGGATCGTGCAGAACATGGACGCGTCGCTCACGGTGCCGACCGCGACGAGCGTCCGCGCCGTCCCGGCGAAGCTGCTGGTCGACAACCGGATCGTGATCAACAACCACCTGGCGCGGGGCCGCGGTGGCAAGGTCAGCTTCACCCACCTGATCGGGTACGCGCTGGTCCGTGCGCTGGCCGAGCACCCGGAGCTGAACAACTCGTTCGCCGAGGTCGACGGCAAGCCGCACATGGTCGCCCCGGAGCACGTCAACCTCGGCATCGCCATCGACCTGGCCAAGCCGGACGGCTCCCGTACCCTCGTGGTGCCGTCGATCAAGGCCTGCGAGCAGATGGACTTCCGGCAGTTCTGGCAGGCGTACGAGGACGTGATCCGCCGCGCCCGCCGCAACGAGCTGACCATGGAGGACTACGGCGGCACCACGATCTCGCTGACCAACCCCGGCGGGATCGGCACCGTGCACTCCCAGCCCCGGCTGATGACCGGCCAGGGCGCGATCATCGGGGTCGGCGCCATGGAGTACCCGGCACCGTACGCCGGGATGTCCTCCGAGACCCTCGCCGACCTCGCCGTCAGCAAGGTCATCACGCTGACCAGCACCTACGACCACCGGATCATCCAGGGTGCGCAGTCCGGCGAGTTCCTCAAGGTCATGCACGAGCTGATCCTCGGTGAGCACGGCTTCTACGACCAGATCTTCACCTCGCTGCGCATCCCGTACGAGCCGGTGCGCTGGATGCGCGACGTGGCGGTCAGCTCCGAGGGGCAGATCAACAAGACCGCCCGGGTCAACGAGCTGATCCACGCCTACCGGGTGCGCGGGCATCTGATGGCCGACACCGACCCGCTCGAGTTCAAGATCCGCAAGCACCCGGACCTGGACGTCCTGCAGCACGGCCTGACCCTGTGGGACCTGGACCGGACCTTCCCGGTGGACGGGTTCGCCGGCAAGCAGCGGATGATGCTGCGGCAGATCCTCGGGGTGCTGCGCGACTCGTACTGCCGCCGGGTCGGCGTCGAGTACATGCACATCCAGGATCCGGAGGAGCGCCGCTGGATCCAGGAACGCATCGAACGTGGCTACGAGAAGCCCGACGCCGGCGAGCAGAAGCACATCCTCAACCGGCTCAACGCGGCCGAGGCGTTCGAGACCTTCCTGCAGACCAAGTACGTCGGCCAGAAGCGGTTCTCGCTCGAGGGCGGCGAGTCGCTGATCCCGTTGCTGGACGAGATCCTGCAGTCCTCGGCCCGGGCCGACCTCGACGAGGTCGTGATCGGCATGGCCCACCGGGGTCGGCTCAACGTGCTGGCCAACATCGTCGGCAAGCCGTACGAGAAGATCTTCTCCGAGTTCGAGGGGCACCTCGACCCGAAGTCCACCCAGGGCTCCGGCGACGTGAAGTACCACCTCGGCCAGGTCGGCAAGTTCACCACCCCGGACGGCGAGCACGGCATCACCGTCTCGGTGACCGCCAACCCGTCGCACCTGGAGGCGGTCGACCCGGTGCTGGAGGGCATCGTGCGGGCCAAGCAGGACCGCATCGACCTCAAGCTGGAGGGCTACACCGTCCTGCCGCTGCTGGTGCACGGTGACGCGGCGTTCGCCGGGCAGGGTGTGGTCGCCGAGACGCTCAACCTGTCGCAGCTGCGCGGCTACCGTACCGGCGGTTCGGTGCACGTCGTGGTCAACAACCAGGTCGGGTTCACCACCGCGCCGGAGTACAGCCGTTCGTCGCTGTACAGCACCGACGTGGCCCGGATGATCCAGGCGCCGATCTTCCACGTCAACGGCGACGACCCGGAGGCGGTGGTCCGGGTCGCCCGGCTCGCCTTCGAGTACCGCCAGGCGTTCAACAAGGACGTCGTGATCGACCTGGTCTGCTACCGGCGGCGCGGCCACAACGAGGGCGACGACCCGTCGATGACCAACCCGCTGATGTACGCGATCATCGACTCCAAGCGCAGCGTCCGCAAGCTCTACACCGAGGAGCTGATCGGTCGCGGTGACATCACCGTCACCGACGCCGAGGAGCTGCTGCGTGACTACCAGACGCAGCTGGAGCAGGTCTTCAAGGCCACCCGTGACGCCGCCGCGTCGGCCACCAGCCGGATGCCCGCCCGCCAGCCGGAGCCGGAGCCGGAGGTGGCGACCGCCGTCGACGCCGCCGCGATCGCCGCCGTCGGCGAGGCCCACGTCGACCTGCCGGAGGGGTTCACCCCGCACAAGCGGATCCAGCAGTTGCTGGAGCGGCGGGCCAAGATGGCGGTCTCCGGCGACATCGACTGGGGTTTCGGCGAGATCCTCGCCTTCGGCACCCTGCTCGCCGACGGGGTCACCGTCCGGCTCGCCGGCCAGGACTCCCGCCGGGGCACCTTCGTGCAGCGGCACGCGTCGGTGGTCGACGCCCGCACCGGCAACGACTACCTGCCGTTGGCCAGTCTGGTCACCGACGAGTCCCGCTTCTTCGTGCACGACTCCCTGCTCAGCGAGTACGCGGCGATGGGCTTCGAGTACGGCTACTCGGTGGAGAACCCGGAAGCGCTGGTGCTCTGGGAGGCGCAGTTCGGCGACTTCGTCAACGGGGCGCAGTCCATCGTCGACGAGTTCGTCTCCTCCGGTGAGGTCAAGTGGGGGCAACGCTCGGCGCTGACCCTGCTGCTGCCGCACGGCCACGAGGGGCAGGGCCCGGACCACACCTCCGGCCGCCCCGAGCGCTACCTGCAACTGTGCGCCGAGGACAACATGCGGGTGGCGATCCCGTCCACCCCGGCGAACTACTTCCACCTGCTGCGGCGGCAGGCGCTGTCACCCAAGCGCAAGCCGCTGGTCGTGTTCACCCCGAAGTCGCTGCTGCGGCACAAGCTCTGTGTCTCCAGCGTCGCCGACTTCACCACCGGCACCTTCCAGCCGGTGCTGCCCGACCCGGTGGCCGCCAGCCGGCCGGAGGCGATCAAGCGGGTGCTGCTCTGCTCCGGCAAGGTCTACTACGACCTGTTGGCAGCCCGGGCCGAACGGCACGCGGTCACCGGCGGCAACGGTCAGCTCGACACCGACACCGCGATCATCCGGGTGGAGCAGTTGTACCCGCTGCCGGTGGAGCAGCTACGGGCCACGTTGGCGGCGCTGCCGAACGCCGAGGACTTCGCCTGGGTGCAGGAGGAGCCGGCCAACCAGGGCGCCTGGTCGTTCGTGGCGCTCAACCTGTTGGAGCACCTCGACGGCGTACGGCTGCGGCGGATCTCCCGCCCGGCGGCGGCGGCACCGGCGGTCGGCTCGACCAAGCTGCACGACGTGGAGCAGGCGGCGTTGATCGACGCCGCGCTGCCGCGCCGCTGA
- a CDS encoding DUF6104 family protein yields the protein MYFTDRGIEELAQRRGEEEVALTWLAERLRDFVDLHPEFETPIERFATWLARLDDEDE from the coding sequence ATGTACTTCACCGACCGGGGCATCGAGGAACTGGCGCAGCGCCGTGGCGAGGAGGAGGTCGCGCTGACCTGGCTGGCCGAGCGGCTGCGCGACTTCGTCGACCTGCACCCGGAGTTCGAAACGCCGATCGAGCGGTTCGCCACCTGGCTGGCCCGTCTCGACGACGAGGACGAGTAG
- the pta gene encoding phosphate acetyltransferase, translating into MARSVYVAGLGPGGGKSTVALGLAELLSRRVERIGVFRPLVAGSGPDATLSLLRERYRIDLPDEQLYGASYAEAAGLVADGRREELISRIVGRYRELERRCAAVLVVGSDFDDTGDNGGLPRELAFNARLATEFGSVVVAVVDGIHRDGAEVAGAVRSAYHSLTELGTTVLAVIANRVGAEVNAPALPVPTYVIPEVPAVSAPTVAEVAAALDASVLAGDETATSRDVLDFVVGAAHVPVLLDHLVEGALVITPGDRADLLVAVSAAHAAGLVSLAGIALTLGEQPDPRAMRLVERLGTNLAVLSVPADSFHAVAAAGRISARPSAANPRKVEAALGAFESSVDSAELARRLDVTRSPRVTPMMFEYALIDRARADRRRLVLPEGTDERILRATEILLRRGVADLTLLGNPDDIARRARELGVQVDAARVVDPATSPWRDDFAARYAQLRRHKGVTLELAHDVIGDVNYFGTMMVHTGHVDGMVSGATHTTAATIRPAFEIIKTLPEVSVASSVFFMLLADRVLVYGDCAVNPDPDAEQLADIAVSSAQTAARFGIEPRVAMLSYSTGTSGSGDDVRKVAAATDLVRKRCPDLLVEGPIQYDAAIDPTVAATKLPGSEVAGRATVFVFPDLNTGNNTYKAVQRSAGAVAVGPVMQGLRRPVNDLSRGATVADIVNTVAITAIQAAAR; encoded by the coding sequence GTGGCGCGAAGTGTCTACGTGGCCGGTCTCGGCCCCGGTGGTGGCAAGTCCACCGTCGCGCTCGGCCTGGCCGAGCTGTTGTCCCGTCGGGTCGAGCGGATCGGGGTGTTCCGTCCGCTGGTCGCCGGCTCCGGCCCGGACGCGACGCTGAGCCTGCTGCGTGAGCGGTACCGCATCGACCTGCCCGACGAGCAGCTCTACGGGGCCAGCTACGCCGAAGCCGCCGGGCTGGTCGCCGACGGCCGCCGCGAGGAGCTGATCTCGCGGATCGTCGGCCGCTACCGGGAGCTGGAGCGGCGCTGCGCGGCGGTGCTGGTGGTCGGCAGCGACTTCGACGACACCGGTGACAACGGCGGACTCCCCCGCGAGCTGGCCTTCAACGCACGGCTGGCCACCGAGTTCGGCAGCGTGGTGGTGGCCGTCGTGGACGGCATCCACCGCGACGGTGCCGAGGTCGCCGGCGCGGTACGCAGCGCGTACCACTCGCTGACCGAGCTCGGCACGACGGTGCTGGCGGTGATCGCCAACCGGGTCGGTGCCGAGGTGAACGCGCCGGCGTTGCCGGTGCCGACGTACGTCATCCCGGAGGTCCCGGCGGTGTCGGCGCCGACGGTGGCCGAGGTCGCCGCCGCACTCGACGCCAGTGTGCTGGCCGGCGACGAGACCGCGACCAGCCGCGACGTGCTGGACTTCGTGGTCGGCGCGGCGCACGTGCCGGTGCTGCTGGACCATCTCGTCGAGGGTGCCCTGGTGATCACCCCCGGGGACCGGGCGGATCTGCTGGTCGCGGTCAGCGCGGCGCACGCCGCCGGGCTGGTCTCCCTGGCCGGGATCGCGTTGACCCTCGGCGAGCAGCCGGACCCGCGGGCGATGCGGCTGGTGGAGCGGCTCGGGACGAACCTGGCCGTGCTGTCGGTGCCGGCGGACAGCTTCCACGCCGTCGCCGCCGCCGGGCGGATCTCGGCGCGGCCCAGCGCCGCGAACCCGCGCAAGGTCGAGGCCGCACTCGGCGCCTTCGAGTCCAGCGTGGACAGCGCCGAGCTGGCCCGCCGGCTCGACGTGACCCGCTCCCCCCGGGTCACCCCGATGATGTTCGAGTACGCGCTGATCGACCGGGCCCGCGCCGACCGGCGACGGCTGGTGCTACCGGAGGGCACCGACGAACGGATCCTGCGGGCCACCGAGATCCTGCTGCGCCGGGGCGTCGCCGACCTGACCCTGCTCGGCAACCCCGACGACATCGCCCGGCGGGCCCGCGAACTCGGCGTACAGGTCGACGCGGCGCGGGTCGTCGACCCGGCGACCAGCCCGTGGCGCGACGACTTCGCCGCCCGGTACGCGCAGCTGCGTCGGCACAAGGGGGTCACCCTTGAGCTGGCGCACGACGTGATCGGCGACGTCAACTACTTCGGCACCATGATGGTGCACACCGGGCACGTCGACGGCATGGTCTCCGGGGCGACCCACACCACCGCCGCCACGATCCGCCCCGCGTTCGAGATCATCAAGACGCTGCCGGAGGTCTCGGTCGCCTCCAGCGTCTTCTTCATGCTGCTCGCCGACCGGGTGCTGGTCTACGGCGACTGCGCGGTCAACCCGGACCCGGACGCCGAGCAACTGGCCGACATCGCGGTCAGCTCGGCGCAGACCGCAGCCCGGTTCGGCATCGAGCCGAGGGTCGCGATGCTGTCCTACTCCACCGGCACGTCCGGCAGTGGCGACGACGTCCGGAAGGTGGCCGCCGCCACCGACCTGGTCCGCAAACGGTGCCCGGACCTGCTGGTGGAGGGGCCGATCCAGTACGACGCGGCGATCGACCCGACCGTCGCCGCCACCAAACTGCCCGGCAGCGAGGTCGCCGGCCGGGCCACCGTCTTCGTCTTCCCCGACCTGAACACCGGCAACAACACCTACAAGGCGGTGCAGCGCTCGGCCGGCGCGGTCGCCGTCGGCCCGGTCATGCAGGGTCTGCGGCGGCCGGTCAACGATCTGTCCCGGGGCGCCACCGTGGCCGATATCGTCAACACCGTGGCGATCACCGCGATCCAGGCCGCCGCGCGATGA